In Limanda limanda chromosome 21, fLimLim1.1, whole genome shotgun sequence, a genomic segment contains:
- the LOC133028048 gene encoding noggin-3-like: protein METRSVSAVVLLLVSLGFRIQEGMCQHYYLLRPVPSDTLPVAELQEDPDPGLDPQEKDLNETQLRSALGRHFDPHFMSVSPPEDKSPEDKSPGSEDASDAEMRTDLSGLMPSEIRAMEFQVPHGKQQKPSRKLRRRLQLWLWSRGSCPVRSAWSDLGNRFWPRYVKLGRCLSRGSCSVPEGMLCRPSRSTHCTVLRWRCLQRRGGLSCSWIRVRYPVVSRCTCACPN, encoded by the coding sequence ATGGAGACCCGTTCTGTCTCGGCTGTGGTTCTGCTCCTTGTCTCTCTGGGCTTCAGGATCCAGGAGGGCATGTGCCAGCACTACTATCTCCTCCGGCCCGTCCCCAGCGACACCCTGCCCGTggcggagctgcaggaggaccCGGACCCGGGGCTGGACCCGCAGGAGAAGGACCTGAATGAGACGCAGCTCCGCAGCGCGCTGGGCAGACACTTCGACCCGCACTTCATGTCCGTGTCCCCCCCGGAGGACAAGTCCCCGGAGGACAAGTCCCCGGGGAGCGAGGATGCGAGCGACGCGGAGATGAGAACGGATCTCTCCGGGCTGATGCCCTCAGAGATCCGGGCCATGGAGTTCCAGGTCCCGCACGGGAAGCAGCAGAAGCCGAGTAGGAAGCTCCGGAGGCGGCTGCAGCTGTGGCTGTGGTCCCGGGGGTCCTGCCCGGTGCGGTCCGCCTGGAGCGACCTGGGGAACCGGTTCTGGCCTCGCTACGTGAAGCTGGGCCGCTGCCTCAGCAGGGGGTCCTGCTCGGTGCCGGAGGGGATGCTCTGCAGACCCTCCAGGTCCACGCACTGCACCGTCCTGAGGTGGCGCTGcctgcagaggagaggtggTCTGAGCTGCTCCTGGATCCGGGTCCGGTACCCGGTCGTCTCACGGTGCACGTGCGCGTGTCCGAACTGA
- the LOC133027849 gene encoding chromobox protein homolog 2-like: MEGVTVGQVFDAECVLSKRPRKGKFEYLVKWRGWSSKHNSWEPEENILDPRLLAAFHKREHERELLFQRKGKRPRGRPRKLLPAPTTTKDSRSSSSSSSSALSSSTSSSEEDDEDEDEDEDHSKKAKPGPPRVPPGPQKRPQPVKPDSPLKKKRGRKPLPPDVRALRQAKGRPPPSPPPPPPPPSPPPPPSPPSTPPPRHHQVLRPSRDEPRPGVKKPLQPASFTYTGLSRSSRDGPGSASSASAFCQSAAAKPGTLGCVWTNRSPSSAPCSSHHNATRSPQRKNSASELKRSSSDSGSGGFKVLKQSGGSASISLHSGFRGGAAAQRSQLSQRRQDAVRGQSMLVHHKQSVSKPSSLATPRDRANQALSLRALNLQSVSKAPGAAGFHGNSPGGAAASRSSLRSGSIVIKGGVASMRETRTSASGQRSGLTAGGAAEQGRGRDMLAGGGAGRGSGGGRPEERKHGVSAQSRSLNELSTGDSDETSSSESERGASLYPSNSRPSLGNNATESDTETDWRPTRNLLEHVFVTDVTANLLTVTVKESPTSVGFFNPRTH, encoded by the exons ATGGAGGGGGTCACGGTGGGCCAGGTGTTCGACGCGGAATGTGTCCTCAGCAAACGGCCCAGGAAG GGGAAGTTTGAATATCTGGTGAAGTGGAGGGGGTGGTCGTCCAA ACACAACAGCTGGGAGCCGGAGGAGAACATCCTGGACCCGAGGCTCCTGGCAGCGTTTCACAAGAG aGAACACGAGCGGGAGCTGCTGTTCCAGAGGAAGGGGAAGCGGCCCAGAGGTCGACCGCGGAAGCTTCTG CCTGCGCCGACCACCACGAAGGAcagccgctcctcctcctcctcctcctcctccgccctctcGTCGTCAACCTCCTCCtcagaagaagatgatgaagatgaagatgaagatgaagatcaCTCAAAGAAGGCGAAGCCCGGCCCCCCCCGTGTCCCCCCCGGCCCCCAGAAGAGGCCTCAGCCTGTCAAACCCGACTCCCCCCTCAAAAAGAAGCGTGGGAGGAAGCCACTCCCCCCTGACGTGAGGGCGTTACGACAGGCGAAGGGCagacctcctccttctccacctcctcctcctccacctccttctccccctcctcctccttctcccccatCGACTCCTCCTCCACGCCACCACCAGGTGCTCAGGCCGTCCCGTGACGAGCCTCGACCTGGCGTGAAGAAGCCGCTGCAGCCGGCGAGCTTCACCTACACCGGCCTGAGCAGGAGCTCCAGAGACGGGcctggctccgcctcctccgccaGCGCCTTCTGTCAGAGCGCCGCCGCCAAACCCGGAACACTCGGCTGCGTCTGGACCAACCGCTCGCCGTCCTCCGCTCCGTGCTCCTCCCACCACAACGCCACCCGGTCCCCGCAGAGGAAGAACTCTGCGTCCGAGCTGAAGCGCTCCTCGTCCGACTCCGGCAGCGGCGGCTTCAAAGTGCTGAAGCAAAGCGGCGGCTCCGCCTCCATCAGTCTTCACAGCGGCTTCCGTGGCGGCGCGGCGGCGCAGCGCTCCCAGCTGAGTCAGCGCAGGCAGGACGCCGTCAGAGGTCAGAGCATGTTGGTTCATCACAAACAGAGTGTTTCCAAACCGTCATCGCTCGCCACACCTCGAGACCGAGCCAATCAGGCGCTGAGCCTCCGAGCCCTCAACCTGCAGAGCGTCAGCAAAGCCCCGGGCGCCGCCGGTTTCCACGGCAACAGCCCAGGCGGCGCTGCAGCGTCGCGGTCGAGCTTGAGGAGCGGCAGCATCGTGATTAAAGGAGGAGTGGCGAGTATGAGAGAGACTCGAACATCGGCGTCAGGGCAGCGCTCCGGGCTGACTGCAGGTGGCGCCGCAGAGCAGGGCCGGGGGAGGGACATGCTGGCAGGAGGCGGCGCCGGCCGAGGGAGCGGCGGCGGGAGGCCGGAGGAGCGGAAACACGGCGTGAGCGCTCAGAGCCGCAGCCTGAACGAGCTCAGCACCGGAGACTCCGACGAGACCAGCAGCAGCGAATCAGAGCGCGGCGCCTCGCTGTATCCCAGCAACAGCCGGCCCAGCCTCGGCAACAACGCCACCGAGTCGGACACGGAAACCGACTGGCGTCCGACCCGGAACCTTCTGGAGCACGTGTTCGTCACCGATGTCACGGCCAACCTCCTCACGGTGACGGTGAAGGAGTCTCCCACCAGCGTGGGATTCTTCAATCCACGAACCCACTGA
- the LOC133027475 gene encoding cytochrome c oxidase assembly protein COX11, mitochondrial has protein sequence MLLSVLLRPSLPPPHVSTLLSRCVRTWRCDAGRTLHAQTEHFLRPRLPPRLHSRGVKSRGRKSRGQEDDWKSRNKTVLTYIAAAGVGMIGLSYASVPLYRLYCQAAGLGGTAVAGHDTSLVETMTPVKERVLKITFNADTHASIQWNFRPQQTEIFVVPGETALAFYRAKNPTDKPIIGISTYNVVPFEAGQYFNKIQCFCFEEQRLNPHEEVDMPVFFYIDPEFDEDPRMARVSTITLSYTFFEAKEGDRLPLPGYSYK, from the exons ATGCTGCTTTCTGTCCTGCTGCGTCcgtccctcccccccccccacgtctcCACACTGTTGTCACGATGCGTCCGGACGTGGCGGTGTGACGCCGGCAGGACGCTGCACGCTCAGACTGAACACTTCCTGCGGCCGAGGCTTCCGCCGCGCCTCCACAGCCGAGGAGTCaagagcagaggcaggaagagCCGGGGACAGGAGGACGACTGGAAGAGCAGGAACAAGACGGTGCTGACGTACATCGCTGCCGCCGGCGTGGGGATGATCGGCCTGTCGTACGCATCGGTGCCGCTGTACAGACTCTACTGTCAG GCGGCCGGGCTCGGCGGCACGGCGGTGGCCGGCCACGACACGAGTTTGGTGGAGACGATGACGCCAGTGAAGGAGCGTGTCCTCAAGATCACCTTCAACGCCGACACACACGCCAGCATCCAGTGGAACTTCCGCCCGCAGCAGACGGAGATCTTT GTGGTTCCAGGGGAGACGGCGCTGGCTTTCTACCGAGCCAAGAACCCCACAGACAAACCCATCATCGGCATCTCCACCTACAACGTGGTTCCCTTCGAGGCGGGACAATACTTCAACAAGATCCAG TGTTTCTGCTTCGAGGAGCAGCGGCTGAACCCACACGAGGAGGTGGACATGCCCGTCTTCTTCTACATCGACCCGGAGTTTGACGAGGACCCGAGGATGGCCCGAGTGAGCACCATCACCCTCTCTTACACCTTCTTCGAGGCCAAGGAGGGCGACAGACTCCCTCTGCCCGGGTACAGCTACAAGTGA
- the arg1 gene encoding arginase-1, with the protein MFSMRSASRLLGTGSLHHLHLHLHLHQQQLHQRSAGIIGAPFSKGQPRDGVDRGPDLIRAAGLLDKLQGQGCAVKDYGNLQFEEVVADEPVGRVKRVRAVGSANQRLSEAVQAVKRDGHTSVMLGGDHSLAIGSIHGHSMAVGELSVVWVDAHADINTPLSSPTGNMHGQPMSYLLHELQSKVPVLPNFSWIKPCVRAKDLVYIGLRDVDPEEHYILKLLGVKVFSMSEVDQLGVSRVMEETCDYLSDKVKKPIHLSYDIDAVDPSVTPATGTPVTGGLTYREGVFITEHLSQTGLLSAVDMVEVNPLRARTEQDVLSTVSTAVDLLLGCFGRLRQGNHSAGYRLPEP; encoded by the exons ATGTTCAGCATGAGGAGCGCGAGCAGGCTGCTGGGGACCGGGagtcttcatcaccttcatcttcatcttcatcttcatcagcagcagcttcaccagAGGTCCGCGGGGATCATCGGGGCGCCTTTCTCCAAGGGacag ccCAGAGACGGAGTGGACAGAGGACCGGACCTGATCCGAGCTGCAGGGCTGCTGGACAAACTCCAAGGACAAG GCTGTGCAGTGAAGGATTATGGGAACCTGCAGTTTGAGGAGGTGGTCGCTGACGAGCCCGTCGGTCGGGTGAAGCGCGTGAGGGCGGTGGGCAGCGCCAACCAGAGGCTGTCCGAGGCAGTGCAGGCAGTGAAGAGGGACGGACACACCTCTGTGATGCTGGGAGGAGACCACAG TTTGGCGATCGGCTCCATCCACGGTCACTCCATGGCGGTCGGGGAGCTGAGCGTGGTTTGGGTCGATGCTCACGCCGACATCAACACGCCGCTGTCCTCGCCCACGGGAAACATGCACGGACAGCCCATGTCCTACCTCCTCCATGAGCTGCAGTCCAAG GTTCCTGTCTTACCAAACTTCTCCTGGATCAAACCGTGCGTTCGGGCCAAAGACCTGGTCTACATCGGGCTGAGAGACGTGGATCCAGAGGAGCA ttACATCCTGAAGCTGCTGGGCGTGAAGGTGTTCTCCATGTCGGAGGTGGATCAGCTCGGAGTTTCCAGAGTCATGGAGGAGACGTGTGATTATCTCTCCGACAA AGTGAAGAAACCGATTCACCTGAGTTATGACATCGATGCCGTTGACCCCTCGGTTACCCCGGCAACGGGAACACCCGTCACCGGAGGGCTGACGTACCGAGAGGGCGTGTTCATCACCGAGCACCTCAGCCAGACAG gTCTCCTGTCGGCCGTGGACATGGTGGAGGTGAATCCTCTGAGGGCTCGGACGGAGCAGGACGTCCTCTCCACGGTCAGCACGGCGGTCGACCTGCTGCTCGGATGCTTCGGACGTCTCCGTCAGGGAAACCACTCGGCAGGTTACCGTCTGCCTGAGCCCTGA